CTTCTCCATAAGGTTGAGGTTCTTCACCACGGCCTGCTGGCTGATTCCAAGTTCCTTGGAGAGCTGCAGGGGGTAGTGCGGTTCCCTGACCACTGCCTGGAGGATTTTCCTCCTGGTGGGGTTCTCCACAATGGATAGGATGCTGTCCATGTCTGTCATGTTATCACGTGAGTTCTTCGCAGTTGGTTTACAACTAATGGTTGTATAGTGCAGAACTTCTATAAAAACATTTCATTTCTTCGTGATTCATCAACCGTGCCGTTGACAGTATGTTTTATAATGCCGACATCATAGGCATGAGAATGACAGCAGGTGAACAAATGATTAGTCTGAACATGTGCCAGACATGCTGGAGGGCCTCGGAATGAGCGACTTCCCGATAGAGATTGTCAACCTGAGGAAGGTGTATGGTTCCTTCGTCGCCGTTGATGACCTGAACCTCGAGATTAAGAAGAACAGCTTCACCGGTCTCCTCGGTCCGAACGGTGCAGGGAAGTCCACCTCCCTTAAGATTCTCACCAACCTCATTACTGCCACCAGCGGCCACGCATTCATCAACGGATACGACGTTGCCAAGGACCCCAAGAACGCCCTCCAGGGCGTGGGTACCGTCGTCGAGACCCCGGAGTTCTACCTCTACCTCACTCCCAGGGAGACCTTCAGGTACGTCGGCGAGATTTTCGGCATGTCAAGGGAGTCCATCTCCGCCGAGACCGACACGATCCTGGCGAAGGTCAAGATGTCCGAGTGGGAGGACAAGAGGCTCGGAACATTCTCCAAGGGAATGAGGCAGAGGATTACACTAGGTCTCTCCCTTCTCAACGACCCCAGCGTCATCATCCTCGACGAGCCCACATCCGGACTCGACCCTAGGGGAATGGCGGAGATGAGGGAGATCCTCAAGAACATCAGGAACGACAACAACAACCTGACCGTCCTGATGTCCTCGCACATGATGCACGAGGTCACCGACCTCTGCGACAGGATCGCGCTGATCAACCACGGACAACTGCTGATGCACGACGACATCTCGTCGTTCATCGAGGGGTCGGACGTCCGCACCCTCATCGTGAGGACCATCGAGATCCCCAACGACGACATGATCTCCAGGATCGCAGGCCTCCCCAACGTCAGGAACGCATACCGCTCCGGCAACGAGATTGCCGTGAAGATCGAGGGGAGCAAGACCGAGGAGGTCTCCTTCATCAGGGACCTCATGGGGCTGAACCTCAGCGTCTTCAGCGTAGCGGAGAGCGAGAACGCCCTCGAGAACAGGTATCTCGAGCTTGTCGCGGAGTCGAGGTGATCACATGGTCGGTTTTGATTTCAAAGATGATACCAGGCAGGCATTCGTTGTGATGAGGAACGAGATTACCAAGTTCCTCCGCGGGAGGAAGATCATCCTCTTCACACTGCTCATCGTTTCCGTTCTGGCACTTCTCACTGCCGTGCTGTTCATCTTCGGTGATGACGACATGACCGGAAAGGATGTCTGCGAGGTTTATGCATCGTTCGCCAGCCTCATAGTGCTGGTTGCGGTTACCCTCTTCTCGTCCACTTCCATCGCTTCCGAGTTCGAGGAGCGCACCGCGCTCATCCTCTTCACCAAGCCGATTAGGAAATGGTCGATATACTTCGGCAAGTTCATGGCCTCTATCCTGATTGAGACCGCCTATCTAGTTGCATTTTACGCGATTACCATCGGGGTGTCCCTCGCAAAGACCGGGGAGTTCCCCGGTGCGATGGGAACCTCCCTGGTTCTGGCGTTCTGCTATATGCTGGGGGCTACCGGCATAGCACTGCTCATCAGCTCGGTCATGAAGAAGAGCAGCACCTCGTCCATCATGACGTTCGTCACCTTGCTGCTTCTGCTGTCCGTGGTCTCCATGAGCCTGACCATTGCGGATTACGACCCCTACTGGATGTTCGACCAGGCCGCTAACAGCATAACATATTGTATTACCGGTCTCGGCGTCGACATCACCACCTACGAAAGGATCCCCTACACTCACGAGGCAAGGGATGCTTCGGTGATGATCATATGGGGCGTCGCGGCCCTGATAGCAGGATTCTTCCTGTTCAGGAAGAGGGATTTCTAAACCATTTCAAGGCGGGGAGGAATCCCCGCCAATGCACCTTTTAGTACAGGGTTTTAGATACTAATGCACATAAACATACATCAATGGCCATATTGATTATATATCGCGACTAAATCGCGCGTCGCATGGCAATTCCTAAAGATGCAAGGGTAACCCTCGATGCCGAGGAGATCCCCAAGAAATGGTACAACATGGCCGCAGACCTCCCCAACCTCAAACCCATGATCCACCCCGTTACCAGGGAGCCGGTCAAGGAGGAGGACTTCAAGGCGATCTTCTGCGACCCCATCATCAAGCAGGAGCTCTCCACCCAGCGCTACATTGACATCCCCGAGGAGGTCAGGGACGCCCTCGTCGCCCTGAACCGCCCCTCCCCGCTCCAGAGGGCTTTCAGGCTCGAGAAGTACCTCAAGACCCCCGCGAAGATCTACTTCAAGAGGGAGGACCTCAGCCCCCTGGGATCCCACAAGGGGAACACCGCTCTGGCACAGGCCTATTACAACGCCAACGCCGGTATCCACACCCTCACCACCGAGACCGGTGCGGGACAGTGGGGAACTGCCCTCGCCATGGTTTCCAACCTCTTCGACATCAAGACCACCGTCTTCATGGTCAAGGGGAGCTTCATGGCCAAGCCCCTGAGGAAGACCATCATCAACACCTACGGCGCAACCGTCTACGCCTCCCCCTCCGAGTACACCGAGTACGGGAGGAAGGTCCTCAAGGAGCATCCCGAGACCTCCGGTTCCCTGGGAATCGCGATCTCCGAGGCATGCGAGATGGCCGCAAAGGACGAGCACACATGCTACGCCCTCGGATCGGTCATGAACCACGTCATGCTCCACCAGACCGTCATCGGAGAGGAAGCGCTCCTCCAGTTCAGGAAGGCCGAGATCGAGCCCGACTACATGATCGCATGTGTCGGAGGCGGGTCTAACTTCGCAGGATTCACCTTCCCCTTCATCAGGGAGCAGATGAACGGCAAGTACAAGGGAGCCGAGATCATCGCCGTCGAGCCCAAGGCCGCGCCCTCCCTTACCAAGGGCAAGTTCGACTACGACTACGGAGACACCGCGGGAATGACCCCGCTCATGATGATGTACTCCCTCGGAAGCCAGTACATCCCGCCGTCCATCCACGCCGGAGGGCTCAGGTACCACGGGATGTCCCCGCTGGTTTCCGCCGCCTTCGACCAGCACAAGATCACCGCAACCTCCTACGACCAGCCCGACACCTTCCAGGCCGGGCTGCTGTTCGCCAGGACAGAGGGGATCATCCCCGCGCCCGAGTCCTGTCACGCCCTCAAGTGCGCCATCGACAAGGCCCTCGAGTGCAAGGAGAAGGGCGAGGAGAAGACCATCGTCTTTAACCTGTCCGGACACGGACTGCTCGACCTCTACGGATACGAGCAGGCCCTCGACGGAACCCTGCCGTCCTCCGAGACGAAGAATTGAAACACCATACTCGGCGGGGGTTCCCCCCGCCGTACTTTTCCGTTAAGGCACCGGTATTGAGACTTACGGGTGCCGATGTAAAGAATGATTGACTCAATCAACACATAGGGTAAAGGCAGGACGTTTCTCTCCGTGCGTTCATATAAATATATTCAAGCCAATCTTGAAGGCACAACCTTGCAAAAGGAGTGTTGTTATGAAAAGCGAGAAGATTGTAATCGCGGCACTCATTGTTGCCGCGCTCATGATCGTTCCCGTATCGA
This is a stretch of genomic DNA from Thermoplasmatales archaeon BRNA1. It encodes these proteins:
- a CDS encoding pyridoxal-phosphate dependent TrpB-like enzyme, translating into MAIPKDARVTLDAEEIPKKWYNMAADLPNLKPMIHPVTREPVKEEDFKAIFCDPIIKQELSTQRYIDIPEEVRDALVALNRPSPLQRAFRLEKYLKTPAKIYFKREDLSPLGSHKGNTALAQAYYNANAGIHTLTTETGAGQWGTALAMVSNLFDIKTTVFMVKGSFMAKPLRKTIINTYGATVYASPSEYTEYGRKVLKEHPETSGSLGIAISEACEMAAKDEHTCYALGSVMNHVMLHQTVIGEEALLQFRKAEIEPDYMIACVGGGSNFAGFTFPFIREQMNGKYKGAEIIAVEPKAAPSLTKGKFDYDYGDTAGMTPLMMMYSLGSQYIPPSIHAGGLRYHGMSPLVSAAFDQHKITATSYDQPDTFQAGLLFARTEGIIPAPESCHALKCAIDKALECKEKGEEKTIVFNLSGHGLLDLYGYEQALDGTLPSSETKN
- a CDS encoding ABC-type multidrug transport system, ATPase component — protein: MLEGLGMSDFPIEIVNLRKVYGSFVAVDDLNLEIKKNSFTGLLGPNGAGKSTSLKILTNLITATSGHAFINGYDVAKDPKNALQGVGTVVETPEFYLYLTPRETFRYVGEIFGMSRESISAETDTILAKVKMSEWEDKRLGTFSKGMRQRITLGLSLLNDPSVIILDEPTSGLDPRGMAEMREILKNIRNDNNNLTVLMSSHMMHEVTDLCDRIALINHGQLLMHDDISSFIEGSDVRTLIVRTIEIPNDDMISRIAGLPNVRNAYRSGNEIAVKIEGSKTEEVSFIRDLMGLNLSVFSVAESENALENRYLELVAESR
- a CDS encoding ABC-2 type transporter, producing MVGFDFKDDTRQAFVVMRNEITKFLRGRKIILFTLLIVSVLALLTAVLFIFGDDDMTGKDVCEVYASFASLIVLVAVTLFSSTSIASEFEERTALILFTKPIRKWSIYFGKFMASILIETAYLVAFYAITIGVSLAKTGEFPGAMGTSLVLAFCYMLGATGIALLISSVMKKSSTSSIMTFVTLLLLLSVVSMSLTIADYDPYWMFDQAANSITYCITGLGVDITTYERIPYTHEARDASVMIIWGVAALIAGFFLFRKRDF